A genomic region of Fervidobacterium gondwanense DSM 13020 contains the following coding sequences:
- a CDS encoding Lon protease family protein translates to MPLMKLKDEELVVESKLLPDIDSIGEIEETQSFIGRKRAVRSLIFGLDMEKSGYNIFVVGLSGTGRKTFVKHFVSEYSQKKPVPSDVAYVMDFEDPQRAKVIFLPSGRGIDFKKDMEKLVENLTEKISKVFEGEDYKVRRKEIDEEFEAEQERYTRELIEKAQKLGYLIKLTATGVNYYPLKDGKVIKEEEYINLSDEEKKFYEENERKVQLLIDAAVENVRKLESVYKERVRDLNRYALLFATEEFFSAIENKYPYSDVKEYIHKIKEDIIDKVTSTKKLQELEYYFRRAYSVNLIVDNSGLNTAPVVFEDTPTYHNLFGKIEYIEREGMLYTDFTMIRPGSIHKANGGYLILDARELLVHPFVWDRLKKVLFSGQIEVENIDTAYGYSTIATLKTEPVPLKLKVILVGTPEIYELLYEYDPDFEKLFKIKVELDWELDTTVENVKDLISFIADYTKENEILPAKKSALNKVLWYSMRLSGDRTKLSMKLGSIIDLLEEANFFAQKRNSKFIEYTDVHQALTEREDRLKLIVEKYDDMFRKEDLIIDVSGKVVGQVNGLTVVNFGDFEFGLPVRITAKTYLGSSGILDIQREADLSGQIHSKAVMILTGYLGSKYARKVPFSIGVSISFEQVYGYVEGDSASLAEVLAIISAISKIPLKQSIAVTGSINQHGHIQPVGGVTEKVEGFYRICKLKGLTGNQGVIIPRANIRNLVLSDEIIEAIKAGQFHIWTADDVDEAIELMTDKPAGVMTKNYEYPRGTVNYHVVQALKRSHDMAEGKTSRVRKKREHK, encoded by the coding sequence ATGCCTTTGATGAAATTGAAGGATGAGGAACTTGTGGTTGAAAGCAAACTGCTACCTGATATAGACTCGATAGGAGAGATTGAGGAGACACAATCTTTCATTGGGCGTAAACGTGCAGTCAGGTCATTGATTTTTGGGCTTGATATGGAAAAGAGTGGATACAATATCTTTGTTGTTGGGCTTTCCGGAACTGGTAGAAAAACCTTTGTCAAACACTTTGTTAGTGAGTATTCTCAAAAAAAGCCGGTGCCTTCAGATGTTGCTTATGTTATGGATTTCGAAGATCCGCAACGCGCAAAGGTAATCTTCCTGCCTTCTGGAAGAGGTATCGATTTTAAAAAGGATATGGAAAAACTTGTCGAAAACTTAACGGAAAAGATTTCGAAAGTCTTTGAGGGTGAAGATTACAAAGTCCGAAGAAAAGAAATAGATGAGGAATTTGAAGCTGAACAGGAAAGATATACAAGAGAGCTAATTGAGAAAGCACAGAAACTCGGTTATCTTATAAAGCTAACCGCAACAGGTGTCAATTATTACCCACTGAAAGATGGAAAAGTCATAAAGGAAGAGGAATACATTAACCTGAGCGACGAGGAAAAGAAGTTTTATGAAGAAAACGAGAGAAAAGTTCAGCTTCTCATAGATGCAGCAGTTGAAAACGTCAGAAAACTCGAGAGTGTCTATAAAGAACGCGTGCGGGATTTAAATAGGTATGCGCTTCTCTTCGCAACAGAAGAGTTCTTCTCAGCGATAGAGAATAAATATCCATACAGTGATGTGAAAGAGTATATCCATAAAATTAAAGAAGATATTATCGACAAGGTGACATCGACAAAGAAGTTGCAAGAACTGGAGTACTACTTTAGAAGAGCTTACAGTGTTAACTTGATTGTTGATAACTCCGGTTTGAACACAGCGCCGGTTGTCTTTGAAGACACACCGACTTATCACAACCTTTTCGGCAAGATTGAATACATTGAACGAGAAGGGATGCTCTATACAGATTTCACGATGATACGTCCAGGGAGCATTCACAAAGCAAATGGTGGTTATTTGATCCTCGATGCACGTGAACTATTAGTGCATCCTTTTGTTTGGGACAGACTTAAGAAGGTGCTTTTCTCAGGTCAGATTGAGGTTGAGAATATTGACACTGCGTATGGCTATTCTACGATAGCGACTCTCAAGACAGAACCAGTTCCCCTGAAATTAAAAGTTATATTGGTTGGAACTCCTGAAATATATGAACTTCTGTACGAATATGATCCAGATTTTGAAAAGCTGTTTAAGATTAAAGTTGAACTTGACTGGGAACTTGACACGACCGTTGAAAACGTTAAAGATCTTATTTCTTTTATAGCAGACTACACAAAAGAAAATGAAATCCTGCCCGCCAAAAAGAGTGCGCTTAATAAAGTTTTATGGTACTCGATGAGGCTTTCCGGAGATAGAACGAAGCTTTCCATGAAGCTCGGTTCTATTATTGATCTGTTAGAGGAGGCGAACTTCTTTGCTCAAAAAAGGAATTCAAAATTTATAGAGTATACGGATGTACATCAGGCACTAACTGAAAGAGAAGATCGGTTAAAACTTATCGTTGAAAAGTACGATGATATGTTCAGAAAAGAAGATTTAATAATAGATGTTAGCGGTAAGGTAGTTGGACAAGTCAACGGTCTTACAGTAGTTAATTTCGGTGATTTCGAATTCGGACTTCCGGTTAGAATCACCGCAAAAACTTACCTCGGCAGTTCTGGAATTTTGGATATTCAGAGGGAAGCTGATTTGAGCGGGCAGATACACAGCAAGGCAGTAATGATTTTAACAGGTTATCTGGGCAGTAAGTATGCTCGAAAGGTTCCTTTCTCAATAGGTGTTTCAATATCCTTTGAACAAGTTTATGGTTATGTGGAAGGTGACAGTGCTTCTTTGGCAGAGGTTCTTGCGATAATTTCAGCCATATCGAAAATACCTTTAAAACAGAGCATAGCAGTTACAGGTTCTATCAATCAGCACGGACACATTCAGCCAGTGGGTGGAGTCACCGAAAAGGTTGAAGGTTTCTACAGGATATGTAAACTTAAGGGACTTACAGGTAATCAAGGAGTAATCATCCCAAGGGCGAATATAAGGAACCTTGTTCTGAGTGATGAAATAATTGAAGCGATAAAAGCAGGACAATTCCACATATGGACAGCAGATGACGTAGATGAAGCTATAGAATTGATGACTGACAAACCTGCTGGTGTGATGACAAAAAACTACGAATATCCACGCGGCACTGTGAATTATCATGTCGTACAGGCACTGAAACGCTCGCACGATATGGCTGAAGGGAAGACAAGTAGAGTAAGAAAGAAAAGAGAGCATAAATAA
- the ispE gene encoding 4-(cytidine 5'-diphospho)-2-C-methyl-D-erythritol kinase gives MGKTCRLLLRTYAKVNLCLDIIRKRSNGYHEISSLFQNISLADKMEIIISNGDGNIQIDSNMHIEDNILYKIWRLLGDKDHDVKVRLEKKIPMGAGLGGGSSNAAGFLKALEYVGVITKDDAYQLAKAVGSDVPFFLYGGTANVAGRGEIIEPLEPLPSFKIDIFYPGYSISTKEAYGNLRSEWFNLAPMGPLELYRAYLENDCEKIKKGTYNIFERVIPNDLLSKIEKLKLEFPAALTGSGSAYFCISSNGKYHFTQKGVEIDAFDEIEG, from the coding sequence ATGGGCAAGACTTGTCGCTTATTACTTAGAACTTACGCAAAGGTGAACCTCTGCCTTGACATAATTAGAAAGAGAAGCAACGGTTATCACGAGATATCGTCGCTCTTCCAAAACATATCCTTAGCTGATAAGATGGAGATAATTATTTCAAATGGCGATGGAAATATACAGATAGATTCAAACATGCACATTGAAGACAATATATTATACAAAATTTGGAGACTTTTGGGTGATAAGGATCACGATGTTAAAGTGAGACTTGAAAAGAAAATTCCAATGGGTGCTGGACTCGGTGGCGGGAGCAGTAACGCGGCAGGTTTCTTGAAAGCTCTCGAATATGTAGGAGTAATTACAAAAGATGATGCTTACCAACTTGCAAAAGCCGTTGGAAGCGATGTTCCATTCTTTTTGTACGGTGGAACGGCGAACGTTGCGGGTCGCGGCGAGATAATAGAACCATTAGAGCCATTACCAAGTTTCAAGATAGATATTTTCTATCCGGGGTACTCAATTTCAACAAAAGAAGCGTATGGCAACCTCAGGAGTGAATGGTTTAATTTAGCACCTATGGGTCCTTTAGAACTTTACAGAGCATATTTAGAGAACGATTGTGAGAAGATAAAGAAAGGAACTTACAATATTTTTGAGAGAGTAATTCCTAACGATCTGCTGAGCAAAATAGAGAAACTGAAACTGGAATTCCCCGCTGCGTTGACAGGCTCCGGTAGTGCGTATTTTTGTATAAGCAGTAACGGGAAATACCACTTCACACAGAAGGGAGTGGAAATAGATGCCTTTGATGAAATTGAAGGATGA
- a CDS encoding DNA mismatch repair protein MutT — translation MENPMQEKVLVVRTSDIERLCNGKIGVVEVPYKEFEKVLETGFFVERAKAEYDESIRQIIPYIVLKDGDEYIFFKRTSNQTEKRLHNLITLGVGGHLNTEDSNEPKECLQKGLWRELKEEVDVELLSMEYVGLINDMENPVSRVHIGVLYIAHVNYKGVVEKENFIELRAKDLSNYIGEMEGWARLVAYYLELTQR, via the coding sequence ATGGAAAATCCAATGCAGGAAAAAGTACTCGTTGTTCGAACATCAGACATCGAAAGGTTATGCAATGGCAAAATAGGAGTTGTAGAAGTTCCGTACAAAGAATTCGAGAAAGTTTTAGAAACGGGGTTTTTTGTTGAAAGGGCGAAAGCTGAGTACGATGAATCAATTCGGCAGATAATTCCCTATATCGTGCTTAAAGATGGAGATGAATATATCTTCTTTAAGCGGACATCAAACCAAACTGAGAAGAGATTGCATAATTTGATTACCCTTGGCGTTGGTGGTCACCTGAACACTGAAGATTCGAACGAACCTAAGGAATGCCTTCAGAAAGGTTTATGGAGAGAGCTGAAGGAAGAAGTAGATGTTGAACTTCTTTCTATGGAATATGTCGGTTTGATAAACGATATGGAAAATCCGGTTAGTAGGGTCCATATCGGTGTTCTGTACATTGCACATGTCAACTACAAAGGTGTTGTTGAAAAAGAAAATTTCATCGAACTAAGAGCAAAAGATTTGTCTAATTACATTGGGGAGATGGAAGGATGGGCAAGACTTGTCGCTTATTACTTAGAACTTACGCAAAGGTGA
- a CDS encoding GlmL-related ornithine degradation protein has product MKIDLLFAEIGSTTTVLTAFHFGLKSKIIAQAEHWTTVNEGDVTIGIERALSKMKEILGEDIKWEKFAATSSAAGGLKMTVHGLVYDMTVRAAREAALGAGAVIKYVTAGKMDEFHLQKVMSIQPKLILLAGGVDYGETETVIHNAKMLAKLQLDVPIVYAGNIAAAEHVEYILTNAGKKVYVTENVYPRIDYLNVEPTRNVIKEVFAEHIVKAPGMEKIKDMVDYEIIPTPAAVMTTTELAYEIFGDCLTIDIGGATTDVDSVTEGSPEVQEMLVSPEPFAKRTVEGDLGLYVNAHNVINMMGEESLRNQFEDYDELLTRISPYPISDRDEYFISKLATFCVQQSVRRHAGNKKHLYTPTGRKTIAEGKDLTAVKTIFGTGGFLSRSKYAKEALESLTHLHKIHPMELLPQEGIKFLRDKHYIFAAIGLIASKLDKDIAKQLLEIDIEEY; this is encoded by the coding sequence ATGAAAATCGATTTACTCTTCGCAGAGATTGGATCCACGACGACAGTTTTGACCGCATTCCATTTCGGTTTGAAATCAAAGATAATAGCACAAGCTGAGCATTGGACGACTGTGAACGAAGGAGATGTAACTATCGGTATTGAGAGAGCGCTTAGTAAGATGAAAGAAATTCTTGGTGAAGACATAAAATGGGAGAAGTTTGCAGCAACGAGCAGTGCAGCTGGTGGGTTGAAGATGACTGTACACGGGCTTGTTTATGACATGACCGTTCGAGCAGCTCGTGAAGCAGCTCTCGGAGCTGGTGCAGTTATTAAGTACGTTACAGCAGGCAAAATGGACGAATTCCACCTACAAAAGGTTATGTCTATCCAACCGAAGTTGATACTATTAGCTGGTGGCGTTGATTATGGGGAAACTGAAACTGTTATACATAACGCAAAAATGCTCGCAAAACTGCAGCTTGACGTACCGATAGTATACGCTGGAAATATAGCCGCAGCTGAGCATGTCGAATACATACTTACGAATGCGGGCAAGAAAGTGTACGTAACAGAAAACGTTTATCCGAGGATAGATTACCTTAACGTTGAACCTACGAGAAATGTTATCAAGGAAGTTTTCGCTGAACACATTGTGAAAGCTCCGGGAATGGAGAAGATTAAAGATATGGTCGATTACGAGATAATTCCAACCCCAGCCGCTGTTATGACAACGACCGAGCTTGCGTATGAAATTTTCGGCGATTGTTTGACAATAGACATCGGTGGTGCTACAACTGATGTGGATTCAGTCACTGAAGGTTCGCCAGAAGTACAAGAGATGCTCGTTTCTCCAGAACCGTTTGCGAAAAGAACAGTCGAGGGTGACCTTGGATTGTACGTTAACGCACATAACGTTATTAATATGATGGGCGAAGAGAGTTTAAGAAACCAGTTTGAAGATTATGACGAGCTTTTAACCAGGATAAGCCCTTATCCTATTTCTGACCGTGATGAGTACTTTATAAGCAAGCTCGCAACGTTCTGTGTACAGCAGAGCGTTAGAAGACACGCGGGAAATAAGAAGCACCTTTACACGCCAACGGGTCGCAAGACGATAGCTGAAGGAAAGGACCTCACAGCGGTAAAGACTATTTTTGGGACCGGTGGATTCTTATCGAGGTCCAAATACGCAAAAGAAGCACTCGAAAGTTTGACACATCTGCACAAAATCCACCCAATGGAGCTGTTGCCTCAAGAAGGTATAAAATTCCTTAGAGATAAACATTACATCTTCGCAGCGATTGGACTTATCGCAAGTAAGCTTGATAAAGACATAGCAAAGCAATTACTTGAAATAGATATCGAAGAATACTGA
- a CDS encoding sugar ABC transporter substrate-binding protein, with product MKKLLLLGTFFVLLISAVVNFALDVGVVLPTNAEPRWVQDETRFRDALKNTKYSVEILFSQGLPAKERENVEALIAKGIKVLIICPHDAVAAAAAAEAAKKAGVYVISYDRLIMGTDAVDYYVTFDSVEVGRAMGRYLVQNVKAGTKNNPLYLYAGALSDNNSFLFFQGAWEILQPKIADGTFRIINSSEAEKVKNKKDLTRDEMAKIIGQVTTNWDFNVAKRKAEDDLTRAKAADKGTVYILAPNDGTARAIADAFRADKDVKAYYITGQDAEKASVQYIIDGKQSMTVFKDVRLLVKDAINAAQLLIEGKKPTTTATYDNGKKKVPAIQSQIQTVTKDNVKKILIDSGYYSEKDFKW from the coding sequence ATGAAGAAGCTTTTACTCTTAGGAACTTTTTTTGTGCTTCTTATTTCTGCGGTAGTTAACTTCGCGCTTGACGTTGGTGTCGTACTCCCAACAAACGCTGAACCAAGATGGGTCCAGGATGAAACAAGATTTAGAGACGCTCTTAAAAACACAAAGTACTCAGTTGAAATTCTCTTCAGCCAAGGACTTCCAGCAAAGGAAAGAGAAAACGTTGAAGCTCTTATAGCAAAAGGTATAAAGGTTCTTATCATATGTCCACACGACGCAGTCGCAGCAGCGGCAGCGGCAGAAGCAGCAAAGAAAGCAGGAGTATACGTTATTTCTTATGACAGATTAATTATGGGAACAGATGCGGTTGATTACTATGTCACATTTGACAGTGTCGAAGTTGGTAGGGCAATGGGTAGATACCTTGTCCAGAACGTCAAAGCTGGAACAAAGAACAACCCACTTTACCTCTACGCAGGTGCACTTTCTGACAACAACTCGTTCCTCTTCTTCCAAGGTGCTTGGGAAATCCTCCAGCCAAAGATTGCAGACGGAACGTTCAGAATTATAAACTCATCCGAAGCAGAAAAAGTTAAGAACAAAAAGGATTTGACAAGAGACGAAATGGCAAAGATAATTGGACAAGTAACAACAAACTGGGACTTCAACGTTGCAAAAAGAAAAGCAGAAGATGACCTCACAAGAGCAAAAGCAGCGGACAAAGGAACAGTATACATACTTGCTCCAAACGACGGTACAGCAAGAGCTATAGCAGATGCTTTCAGAGCAGATAAGGACGTCAAAGCTTACTACATAACAGGTCAAGACGCAGAAAAAGCATCAGTACAATACATTATCGACGGTAAACAATCAATGACAGTATTCAAAGATGTAAGGCTTCTCGTCAAAGACGCAATAAACGCAGCACAGTTGTTGATTGAAGGTAAGAAACCAACGACGACAGCTACATACGACAACGGAAAGAAGAAAGTACCAGCAATTCAATCCCAGATACAGACAGTAACGAAGGATAACGTGAAAAAGATACTCATCGACTCTGGCTACTACTCAGAAAAGGACTTCAAGTGGTAA
- a CDS encoding sugar ABC transporter ATP-binding protein → MTDDFILEMRGITKDFPGVRALDNVDFKVRRGEIHCLVGENGSGKSTMMKILSGFYPYGEYEGTIIFDGKEQRFRNIHDSESVGIVTIYQELALIPELTVYENIFLGHEIKRGRFIDWNETIKKAKDMLLHLKPDLDPSRKVKDLGVGHQQIVEIAKALSKNVKLLILDEPTSSLNEDDSENLLRIIRELKKKGITSILISHKLKEVVEVADTITVLRDGKMVGRLEKREEFTEANIVKYMVGREIEDIYPKRKKREFGEKIFEVKNWKAYDTSLNRYVVKDANFYVRRGEIVGIAGLMGAGRTELALSLFGNAKDYIVEGEMYFDGQRCNFRSPSEAIKAGFAYLSEDRKVTGLILDFDVRTNITLAGLKQLKKGLFVNDNEEIIVAERFKESLRIKTPSIEQKVMNLSGGNQQKVSIGKWLFVKPKLLILDEPTRGIDVGAKYEIYTLMNRLVEEEGMSIIMISSELPEVLGMSDRVYVMAGGKIVGELSREEATQEKIMHMAVDY, encoded by the coding sequence ATGACGGACGATTTCATACTCGAGATGAGAGGTATAACTAAAGATTTTCCAGGAGTAAGGGCGTTGGACAATGTTGATTTCAAGGTAAGAAGAGGGGAGATTCACTGTTTAGTTGGAGAAAACGGCTCTGGAAAATCGACGATGATGAAAATACTGAGTGGTTTTTATCCATATGGAGAGTATGAAGGAACTATTATATTTGACGGAAAAGAACAGAGATTCAGAAATATCCATGACAGTGAGAGTGTGGGTATTGTAACAATATACCAAGAACTTGCACTGATTCCGGAACTCACAGTTTACGAAAATATCTTCCTCGGTCATGAAATAAAACGCGGAAGATTCATAGACTGGAACGAAACGATAAAGAAGGCAAAAGATATGCTCCTACACTTAAAACCTGACCTTGACCCTTCGAGAAAGGTTAAAGACCTCGGCGTAGGTCACCAACAGATAGTTGAGATTGCGAAAGCTTTGAGTAAAAACGTCAAATTGCTTATCCTTGACGAGCCAACGTCGTCGCTCAACGAAGATGACAGCGAAAATTTGCTTCGGATAATTAGGGAGCTAAAAAAGAAAGGTATAACCTCTATATTGATTTCACACAAGTTGAAGGAAGTAGTGGAAGTTGCAGATACCATCACCGTGTTAAGAGATGGCAAGATGGTCGGAAGGCTTGAGAAAAGGGAGGAATTCACAGAGGCTAACATCGTCAAGTACATGGTTGGAAGAGAAATAGAAGATATATACCCAAAACGCAAAAAGAGAGAATTTGGTGAAAAGATTTTCGAGGTTAAGAATTGGAAAGCGTATGATACGAGTCTCAACAGATATGTTGTTAAAGATGCTAATTTCTATGTTCGAAGAGGCGAAATCGTAGGAATTGCCGGATTGATGGGTGCGGGCAGGACAGAGCTCGCTTTAAGCCTTTTCGGAAATGCCAAAGATTATATAGTAGAAGGCGAGATGTACTTTGATGGTCAGAGGTGCAATTTTAGATCACCTTCCGAGGCTATAAAAGCAGGATTTGCATATCTCTCGGAAGATAGAAAAGTGACAGGGCTGATTCTCGATTTTGATGTGAGAACTAACATTACTCTGGCTGGATTAAAGCAGCTGAAGAAAGGATTATTCGTTAATGACAACGAAGAAATCATAGTTGCTGAGAGATTTAAAGAATCTTTGCGTATCAAAACTCCGTCAATCGAGCAAAAGGTCATGAACCTTAGCGGTGGAAACCAGCAGAAAGTTTCGATAGGCAAATGGCTATTTGTAAAACCAAAGTTGCTTATCTTGGACGAGCCGACAAGAGGCATAGATGTAGGCGCAAAGTACGAGATATATACGCTTATGAACAGATTAGTAGAGGAAGAGGGAATGAGTATCATAATGATCTCTTCCGAACTTCCCGAAGTTCTCGGTATGAGCGACAGAGTTTACGTCATGGCTGGTGGAAAGATTGTTGGTGAGTTAAGTAGGGAAGAAGCAACGCAAGAGAAGATAATGCATATGGCAGTGGATTATTAA
- a CDS encoding sugar ABC transporter permease, protein MNFLQELGVLLKKNIREYGMYIALGAIMIIFTILTDGLFFSSRNISNLFNQMGYIAVLAVGMTLVIVIRHIDLSVGFMAGFLGAIAARMLREGMPVIPTILIVIALGTVFGLVNGFWVAKVGLPAFVATLAGMLIFRGALLLFTQSTGTIIVMNDSFNQIGNGFIPDIFHNENVHILTLIIGLAIIGLYIYSEIKTRNNKLRYNFEVLSMRMFILKLLFISAIIFYIFWTLASYNGLSWTFVITLIITFVYHVLTTKTVLGRHIYAVGGNPEAARLSGIDVKKITLFVFGSMGFLTAISGILYTSRLQSATPDAGTLFELDAIAAAYVGGVSAAGGVGKVANSLIGALVMASLINGMNLLGVGISLQYVIRGAVLIAAVVFDIKTRSKVR, encoded by the coding sequence ATGAATTTTCTACAAGAACTTGGAGTGCTTCTTAAAAAGAACATACGTGAGTACGGTATGTACATCGCACTTGGTGCAATTATGATTATATTCACCATTCTTACAGACGGGCTTTTCTTCTCTTCAAGGAATATTAGCAATCTTTTTAATCAGATGGGGTATATTGCTGTGCTCGCCGTCGGTATGACACTCGTTATAGTTATAAGGCACATCGATTTGTCTGTAGGATTCATGGCTGGTTTCCTTGGCGCGATTGCGGCAAGGATGCTGAGAGAAGGCATGCCAGTAATACCAACGATACTAATTGTAATAGCGCTCGGTACAGTGTTTGGTCTTGTCAACGGATTTTGGGTTGCGAAAGTTGGACTGCCTGCGTTCGTAGCAACCTTGGCAGGAATGCTTATCTTCAGAGGTGCTCTACTGCTCTTTACACAGAGTACAGGTACTATTATAGTTATGAACGATTCATTCAATCAGATCGGTAATGGATTCATTCCTGATATATTCCACAATGAAAATGTACACATCTTGACCCTCATAATTGGACTTGCGATAATCGGATTATACATTTACAGTGAAATCAAAACGCGTAACAACAAGCTCCGCTACAATTTCGAAGTCCTTTCGATGCGCATGTTCATTCTAAAACTCCTTTTTATAAGCGCTATCATATTCTACATCTTTTGGACATTAGCTTCTTACAACGGACTTTCATGGACATTTGTAATAACACTCATTATAACCTTTGTATACCATGTCTTGACAACAAAAACAGTACTTGGTAGACATATATACGCAGTCGGTGGTAATCCGGAAGCTGCAAGGCTAAGTGGTATAGATGTCAAGAAGATCACTCTTTTCGTATTCGGATCAATGGGATTTTTAACAGCAATATCCGGTATTCTCTACACTTCAAGGCTGCAATCGGCTACACCAGATGCGGGTACCCTCTTTGAACTTGACGCGATAGCTGCTGCTTATGTTGGTGGTGTTTCGGCAGCTGGCGGAGTCGGTAAAGTAGCAAACTCACTTATAGGTGCTCTTGTTATGGCATCACTTATAAACGGTATGAACCTTCTTGGCGTCGGTATATCTCTGCAATACGTTATAAGAGGTGCGGTCTTAATTGCAGCAGTTGTTTTCGATATCAAGACAAGAAGCAAGGTAAGGTAA
- a CDS encoding ROK family protein, with translation MKKILHSTMKENNYLLILRTIFHEGTIERVSLVKKTLLSPSTVTRCITDLNNAGYILEIGPAEQEGNGKLGRKAISLKINPRSFQVLVVDIGAVRTNYAIGNADGTLEKLESSSTPDTFEEILEEVNDILQNYKDVEVVAFSVPGMVDVENDTILFVPSKGWKNIKINVEGKVVYADNEANLAMIAEAFQREEVRKSKCSVFVTVREGFGTGLWINGELFRGPSFSAGEFGHTILNMQSSNLCRCGNYGCLETYTSISRVFGKGLKDAQSHLNKLFRKKAAEFLEYIETLSVALTNIVNAINPEYLILGGELSGLDVEFYELLEKKIKGRALENSGKILKVLPPTFTHDTYLYGALYAVIEEYFIPNVISKVAR, from the coding sequence TTGAAAAAAATCCTACACTCGACAATGAAAGAAAACAATTACCTGTTAATTCTAAGGACGATATTCCACGAAGGTACGATAGAGAGGGTTAGCCTCGTAAAAAAGACATTGCTTTCTCCAAGTACAGTGACTCGATGTATAACTGACTTAAACAACGCCGGTTATATATTAGAAATAGGGCCTGCAGAACAGGAAGGCAACGGTAAACTTGGCAGGAAAGCGATATCCCTGAAGATTAACCCAAGATCTTTTCAGGTGTTAGTCGTTGATATTGGAGCAGTGAGGACGAATTACGCCATTGGAAATGCGGATGGCACGCTCGAGAAGCTTGAATCGTCGTCTACACCTGATACTTTCGAAGAGATTTTGGAAGAGGTCAACGATATTTTACAAAATTACAAAGACGTTGAAGTTGTGGCATTTTCAGTGCCCGGAATGGTGGATGTGGAAAACGACACGATTCTTTTCGTTCCGAGTAAGGGCTGGAAAAACATAAAGATCAACGTTGAAGGCAAAGTTGTATACGCCGACAATGAAGCAAACTTGGCGATGATCGCCGAAGCCTTTCAGCGTGAAGAGGTAAGGAAGTCAAAATGCTCGGTCTTTGTGACTGTAAGGGAAGGATTTGGAACGGGTCTGTGGATTAATGGCGAACTATTCCGTGGTCCTTCTTTCAGCGCCGGAGAATTTGGACACACAATCTTGAACATGCAAAGCAGTAATTTGTGTCGCTGTGGGAATTACGGGTGCCTTGAAACTTATACGTCTATTTCGAGAGTTTTCGGAAAAGGACTTAAGGATGCTCAAAGCCATCTAAATAAACTTTTCAGAAAAAAAGCAGCGGAATTTCTTGAGTATATAGAAACATTATCTGTTGCATTGACCAACATCGTTAATGCAATAAACCCAGAATATCTAATCCTCGGCGGAGAACTTTCAGGTCTTGACGTGGAATTTTATGAATTGCTCGAGAAAAAGATAAAGGGCAGAGCTTTGGAAAATTCTGGAAAGATATTAAAAGTATTACCGCCAACGTTCACCCATGATACTTACCTGTATGGCGCGCTTTACGCAGTTATAGAGGAATATTTCATACCAAATGTGATCTCAAAAGTAGCCAGATAA
- a CDS encoding LemA family protein: MKGWVIALIIIGVVALGIIFWLIGAYNKMVALDQNVKETYSQIQNQLQRRLDLIPNLVETVKGYAAHEKEIFEALANARAKLAGAKTPDEQATADAELTSALSRLLVIVENYPNLKADANFRQLMDELAGTENRIAVARKDYNEAVKEYNTLIKRFPYVLIASRFGFTEKQFFEAKPEAQEAPKVNF, encoded by the coding sequence TTGAAAGGATGGGTCATTGCGTTAATTATTATCGGTGTTGTCGCACTTGGAATTATCTTCTGGCTAATTGGTGCGTACAACAAGATGGTAGCTTTAGACCAAAACGTTAAAGAAACTTACAGCCAGATCCAGAATCAACTCCAAAGAAGGCTCGACTTGATTCCAAACTTAGTTGAGACGGTTAAAGGTTACGCAGCTCACGAAAAGGAGATATTCGAAGCGCTTGCCAACGCGAGAGCGAAACTTGCCGGAGCAAAGACACCAGATGAACAAGCCACGGCTGACGCAGAATTAACATCAGCACTCAGTAGGTTGCTTGTCATAGTCGAAAACTACCCAAATTTGAAAGCCGATGCCAACTTTAGACAGCTGATGGATGAACTTGCCGGTACGGAGAATAGGATAGCGGTTGCGCGAAAAGATTACAACGAAGCTGTGAAAGAATACAACACATTGATTAAAAGATTCCCGTATGTGTTGATCGCAAGTAGGTTTGGATTCACAGAAAAGCAATTCTTCGAAGCAAAGCCGGAAGCCCAAGAAGCACCGAAAGTAAATTTCTAA